The following coding sequences are from one Treponema bryantii window:
- a CDS encoding DUF1295 domain-containing protein gives MIKNRFAALAVIILVYILAVFGGIFAYEFFNATYSYQISLLLADITATVIVFIFSLVFNNASVYDPYWSVQPPVILAATIAKVCDFSELSGSLALSLLLFAVVAFWAFRLTANWAYNFESFEYQDWRYVMLRQKSGKLYGFVNFFGIHLFPTVVVYLCILPAVTVVHEGAVFQPWCIVFIAISFLAVIFQGIADIQMHAFRNSGTAGFIHTGLWKKSRHPNYACEILMWWGIGLASVVALGGNLILLTGATVNTLMFLFVSIPLADKHQARKPGFEEYKKSTRML, from the coding sequence ATGATTAAAAACAGATTTGCAGCTCTTGCTGTGATTATTTTAGTTTATATTCTTGCTGTATTCGGCGGAATTTTCGCTTATGAGTTTTTCAATGCGACGTATTCCTATCAGATTTCACTTTTACTGGCTGATATTACAGCAACTGTAATTGTCTTTATTTTTAGTCTCGTATTTAATAATGCTTCTGTATATGATCCATACTGGAGTGTACAACCGCCTGTAATTCTAGCAGCTACAATCGCTAAGGTTTGTGATTTTTCTGAATTGTCAGGCAGTCTCGCTCTTTCTCTGCTTCTTTTTGCTGTCGTAGCTTTCTGGGCATTCCGCCTGACTGCAAACTGGGCTTATAATTTTGAAAGTTTTGAATATCAGGACTGGCGTTATGTAATGTTACGTCAGAAATCTGGAAAACTCTATGGTTTTGTAAACTTTTTTGGAATTCATCTGTTTCCAACTGTTGTTGTTTATCTTTGTATTCTTCCTGCTGTTACTGTAGTACATGAAGGTGCTGTTTTTCAGCCGTGGTGTATAGTGTTTATAGCTATAAGCTTTCTTGCAGTTATATTCCAGGGAATAGCAGATATCCAGATGCATGCGTTCAGAAATTCCGGTACAGCAGGTTTTATTCATACCGGTTTATGGAAAAAATCCCGCCATCCAAACTATGCCTGCGAGATTCTTATGTGGTGGGGTATTGGACTTGCAAGTGTTGTAGCACTGGGCGGAAATCTTATACTTCTAACAGGAGCAACTGTAAATACTCTTATGTTCCTTTTTGTAAGTATTCCTCTGGCAGATAAACATCAGGCGCGAAAACCAGGTTTTGAAGAATATAAGAAAAGCACCAGGATGCTGTAA
- a CDS encoding AAA family ATPase: MSNQEKPQGSVKQMKVSTMLSRILSESLLVAKDFHHEFFTPEHVLATAIRDEFVEQLLANSGGDTKELKSEVSNYLTTKLPVISENANPEIIKAPVESAGFQAMMNRAVFHCISCDSDMIDITDILLSMFDESKNYSSYFLKTCGVERLKLMENITKVRPPKKNPQNQNQIPGDMPGSNNQGGLKRFAVNMTEQAAKGAYDVLVGREAELERTIQILCRRSKNNPLHVGDAGVGKTAITQGLAQRIVNGQVPDLLKGYTIYALDIGLLLAGSKFRGDFEERLHSVIDELKEKKKSILFIDEIHMIMGAGSNGSTQVDAANLLKPVLASGEIKCIGSTTFEEFSKNFEKDRALARRFQKIDILEPSQKETVQIVKGLIPKFEKHHNAVYSDGAVEEAVKLSIQFMPDRRLPDKAIDIIDEAGSYQHILKSGGFTGRRDSRTGTVSHPGLVATAPQPVRVTTDIIRRVTSRIAKVPLDTLRGEEKDSLRTIEATLSQSIFGQDTAVTTLGKAVKRARAGFRNPEKPEACYLFVGPTGCGKTELARTLAAILKEPLLRYDMSEYQEKHTVSRLVGSPPGYVGFEEGGQLVKDVRKNPHAVILFDEIEKANEDIYNVLLQVMDYGQLTDNQGRKADFRSCIIIMTSNAGARELEKGSIGFGDATPANIEASLKDAVSREFPPEFRNRLDAVIPFNYLDIEVAKKVCRKEIDRLAQRMKEKKVQLTVTDRAVQYITELGYSKEFGARNIARTVEDEIADRLVDEVLFGKLEKGGAVTADYKNSGKTTRSSKSQNGITFTYGKENN; encoded by the coding sequence TTGAGTAATCAGGAAAAACCACAGGGCAGCGTAAAACAGATGAAGGTGAGCACCATGCTCAGCCGAATTCTGTCTGAGTCGCTCTTAGTTGCAAAAGATTTTCATCACGAATTTTTCACCCCCGAGCATGTGCTTGCCACTGCCATTAGAGATGAATTTGTTGAACAGCTGCTTGCAAATAGTGGTGGTGATACAAAAGAACTCAAAAGTGAAGTAAGCAATTATCTCACAACAAAACTTCCTGTAATTTCCGAAAATGCAAATCCTGAAATAATTAAAGCTCCTGTTGAATCAGCTGGTTTTCAGGCTATGATGAACCGCGCCGTTTTCCACTGTATTTCGTGCGATTCAGACATGATTGATATTACCGATATTCTTTTAAGTATGTTCGACGAAAGCAAGAACTACAGTTCTTATTTTTTGAAAACCTGTGGTGTTGAACGACTCAAGCTTATGGAGAATATTACAAAGGTTAGACCTCCTAAGAAAAATCCTCAAAATCAAAATCAGATTCCTGGTGATATGCCGGGCTCAAATAATCAGGGCGGTCTAAAACGTTTCGCAGTTAATATGACAGAACAGGCCGCAAAAGGCGCTTATGATGTTCTTGTTGGCCGCGAAGCCGAACTTGAACGTACAATCCAGATTCTTTGCCGCCGTTCAAAAAATAACCCGCTGCATGTTGGTGATGCAGGTGTTGGTAAAACAGCAATTACACAGGGACTCGCCCAGCGTATTGTAAATGGTCAGGTTCCGGACCTTCTTAAAGGCTACACTATCTACGCGCTTGATATCGGACTTCTTCTTGCGGGTTCTAAGTTCCGCGGTGATTTTGAAGAGCGATTACATTCTGTAATTGACGAACTCAAAGAAAAGAAGAAATCAATCTTATTTATAGATGAAATTCATATGATTATGGGAGCAGGTTCTAACGGATCAACTCAGGTTGATGCAGCTAATCTTTTAAAGCCTGTTCTTGCAAGCGGTGAAATTAAGTGTATCGGCTCTACAACTTTTGAAGAGTTTTCAAAGAACTTTGAAAAAGACCGAGCCCTCGCCCGCCGATTCCAGAAGATTGATATTCTTGAACCTTCTCAGAAAGAAACTGTTCAGATTGTAAAAGGTCTGATTCCTAAATTCGAAAAACACCATAATGCGGTATATTCAGACGGCGCTGTAGAAGAAGCTGTAAAACTTTCAATTCAGTTTATGCCGGACCGCCGCCTTCCAGACAAGGCAATTGATATTATTGATGAAGCCGGCTCATACCAGCACATCCTGAAATCAGGCGGCTTCACCGGTAGGCGCGACTCACGCACCGGCACCGTCTCACACCCCGGACTCGTCGCAACCGCACCACAGCCGGTCCGCGTTACCACAGATATTATCCGCCGCGTTACGTCCCGCATCGCAAAAGTTCCGCTGGACACTCTCCGCGGCGAAGAAAAAGATTCACTGCGAACAATAGAAGCTACACTCTCTCAGAGTATTTTCGGTCAGGACACTGCCGTCACAACTCTTGGAAAAGCCGTTAAACGAGCCCGCGCCGGATTCCGTAATCCGGAAAAACCGGAAGCCTGTTACCTCTTCGTAGGTCCAACCGGCTGTGGAAAAACAGAACTTGCCCGCACCTTAGCCGCTATTCTCAAGGAACCACTTCTCCGCTACGACATGAGTGAGTATCAGGAAAAGCATACTGTAAGCCGCCTCGTTGGTTCTCCACCGGGATATGTCGGCTTTGAAGAAGGCGGACAGCTTGTAAAAGATGTTCGCAAAAATCCGCATGCAGTAATTCTCTTTGACGAAATTGAAAAGGCAAACGAAGATATATACAATGTTCTGCTTCAGGTAATGGACTACGGTCAGCTTACCGATAATCAGGGACGCAAGGCAGACTTCCGCTCATGCATTATCATCATGACAAGTAATGCCGGTGCCCGCGAACTTGAAAAAGGCAGCATTGGTTTTGGCGATGCCACACCTGCAAATATAGAAGCTTCACTCAAGGACGCAGTAAGCCGCGAGTTCCCTCCGGAATTCCGTAACCGTCTCGATGCCGTAATTCCATTTAATTATCTGGATATTGAAGTTGCAAAGAAGGTTTGCCGCAAGGAAATCGACCGCCTTGCTCAGCGCATGAAGGAAAAGAAAGTTCAGCTCACTGTTACAGATCGCGCCGTTCAGTACATTACAGAACTCGGCTATTCAAAGGAATTCGGAGCACGCAATATTGCCCGTACTGTTGAAGATGAAATTGCCGACCGCCTTGTAGATGAAGTTCTTTTTGGAAAGCTCGAAAAGGGCGGCGCAGTAACTGCAGATTATAAAAACTCCGGCAAAACAACCCGCTCATCAAAATCTCAAAATGGTATAACTTTCACTTATGGAAAAGAAAACAACTAG
- a CDS encoding ATP-dependent Clp protease adaptor ClpS: MSDYSNQISQAGSGVAEDASITLPPERKVVFYNDDFTTMEFVVDVLVSIFNKSHSEAEELMQTVHQEGSSVVGVYTYDIAVSRTNLTIQAARKNGFPLRVEVE; encoded by the coding sequence ATGAGCGATTACAGCAATCAGATATCACAGGCAGGAAGCGGAGTTGCAGAAGATGCATCTATCACACTTCCTCCAGAACGAAAGGTTGTCTTCTATAATGATGACTTTACGACAATGGAATTTGTCGTAGACGTTCTTGTATCTATTTTTAACAAGTCTCATAGCGAAGCAGAAGAGTTGATGCAGACTGTGCATCAGGAAGGTTCTTCTGTTGTAGGCGTTTATACTTATGATATTGCTGTCTCACGCACAAACCTTACTATACAGGCAGCACGAAAAAACGGATTTCCGTTAAGGGTAGAAGTTGAGTAA
- a CDS encoding BspA family leucine-rich repeat surface protein: MKNYFKNFAALALSVLLVAGITACNNEFESGNINEAQKVQIILDNDFVTIRMVNNDARTITEQVPYTKKDWAYSTTTVTYGGVSDTTEFYSKNSSINVECKKEGEYTFQSSAYKADKETIIATSDPVIKNITPANGNSDLTITYTNFESYEVTIGVTGTIENQWGEQKENIALLSKDWFENENAPSKEKIKSISFIKNANTVSFTKAWSGGENVTVYYNSNNESIVVSAAERTIVAPKDCSLLFDGFKHAKSIDLKNFDTSNVTSMRAMFFGCYRLTSLDLSNFDTSKVTSMESMFFGCSGLTTLDVSNFDTSNVTSMVTMFYNCANLTILDLSNFDTSNVTNMNSMFMSCCNLKTLDVSNFDTSKVTDMSYMFYYCHNIKTLDLRNFDTSNVTSYASMFEECNSLDVTYNPATWTLRTDWAGVTFIEE, translated from the coding sequence ATGAAAAACTATTTCAAAAATTTCGCCGCACTTGCCCTAAGTGTTTTGCTGGTTGCCGGAATTACAGCTTGTAATAATGAGTTTGAATCAGGCAATATTAACGAAGCCCAAAAAGTTCAGATAATCCTCGACAACGACTTTGTTACCATCAGAATGGTAAATAATGACGCCCGAACCATAACAGAGCAGGTTCCCTACACAAAAAAGGACTGGGCCTACAGTACCACAACAGTTACCTATGGCGGAGTTAGTGACACAACAGAGTTTTACAGCAAAAACTCAAGCATTAATGTAGAATGTAAAAAAGAAGGCGAATACACCTTTCAGTCTTCAGCCTACAAGGCAGACAAAGAGACTATTATTGCCACCTCTGATCCAGTAATTAAAAATATTACCCCTGCCAATGGTAATTCTGATTTGACCATAACCTATACAAATTTCGAAAGTTATGAAGTAACCATCGGCGTAACAGGGACAATTGAAAACCAGTGGGGGGAACAGAAAGAAAACATCGCTCTTTTATCTAAAGACTGGTTCGAAAATGAAAATGCACCTTCAAAAGAAAAAATAAAGTCTATCAGTTTTATCAAAAATGCAAATACCGTATCCTTCACAAAAGCATGGTCTGGAGGAGAAAACGTTACAGTTTATTATAATTCAAATAATGAAAGCATAGTTGTTTCTGCTGCAGAGCGTACAATTGTTGCGCCAAAAGATTGTTCATTACTTTTTGATGGTTTTAAACACGCAAAATCTATAGATTTGAAAAATTTTGATACATCAAATGTAACTAGCATGCGTGCTATGTTTTTCGGCTGCTATAGACTTACTTCTCTCGATTTAAGTAATTTTGACACATCAAAGGTTACTAGTATGGAAAGTATGTTTTTCGGTTGCTCAGGACTTACTACTCTTGATGTAAGTAATTTTGATACTTCTAATGTTACTAGTATGGTTACTATGTTTTACAATTGCGCAAATCTTACGATTCTTGATTTAAGCAATTTTGATACTTCTAATGTTACCAATATGAACAGCATGTTCATGTCTTGTTGTAATTTAAAAACTCTTGACGTAAGCAACTTTGACACTTCAAAAGTTACCGATATGAGTTATATGTTCTATTACTGTCATAATATTAAAACTCTTGATTTAAGAAATTTTGATACTTCAAATGTTACTAGTTATGCATCAATGTTTGAGGAATGCAATAGTCTTGACGTAACTTACAATCCAGCCACATGGACACTACGCACAGACTGGGCAGGAGTAACTTTTATAGAAGAATAG
- a CDS encoding class I adenylate-forming enzyme family protein, which yields MFSQENSQSIKTGYPSIDKPWNQFYEGVERKDLFLNTTPYIGLIKNNKNHLTETAIEYFGAKISYGKLFENINRVAKSLEKLGVKDGDFVTICSTTTPEVIYTFYALSKIGAAANIISPFFPEKDFLMRIDECKSKVIIFADRFFPKYREIFSEHPDKKVVILPLMNSTFLRFFSKRIKINKSNEISWNTFIKIGNNQKETSVCPYEVHKPLAMVYSSGTTGASKGIVLSVDSFQKLINAYGNSGFEITRGQSIYQNVPPWHLTGLSLSINFPLSYGVKICIDPRFDQYLFVKNVLKFKPEYILTSAIMYQGFTLEKSLKKLKGKSLSFLKYPFSGGEVLTAKDVEQIESVLKTHGCKARMLSGYGQCESGTTVTTDITNYKFSNSASGIPLRDIAIIGVFDENHKELKYKERGNIMVKSEVCMLEYLNNKEATEDYFYIDENGEKWCKTGDIGYINPDGSLVVQGRKSDCSVINGKTVYNFDIEAAVQTSPHVKICEVQTHPENPNELVAHIVWENEVAEIINNNPEKEIEYLRELQSSLKNLLVLPDAVPHLFCSWLSFPIATSGKRDIAFIKKSIDNIRELK from the coding sequence ATGTTTTCACAGGAGAATTCTCAGTCGATAAAAACTGGTTATCCAAGTATTGATAAACCCTGGAATCAGTTTTACGAAGGAGTTGAACGAAAAGATTTATTTCTGAATACAACTCCATATATTGGTCTGATAAAGAATAATAAAAATCATTTAACCGAGACAGCTATTGAATATTTTGGTGCAAAAATTTCTTATGGCAAATTATTTGAGAATATAAATCGAGTAGCAAAATCTCTGGAAAAACTCGGTGTAAAGGATGGAGACTTTGTAACAATATGTTCTACAACAACTCCCGAGGTAATCTATACTTTTTATGCATTAAGTAAGATTGGGGCCGCTGCTAATATTATATCTCCTTTTTTTCCTGAAAAAGATTTTCTGATGCGTATTGATGAGTGTAAAAGCAAGGTTATCATTTTTGCAGACAGATTTTTTCCAAAATATCGGGAAATATTTTCAGAGCATCCAGATAAAAAAGTTGTAATTCTTCCTTTGATGAATTCTACATTTCTCAGATTTTTTTCAAAACGTATTAAGATTAATAAAAGCAATGAAATCAGCTGGAATACATTTATCAAAATTGGAAATAATCAGAAAGAAACTTCGGTTTGTCCTTATGAGGTTCATAAGCCTTTAGCAATGGTTTATTCAAGTGGAACAACAGGAGCGTCAAAGGGAATTGTTTTATCTGTAGATAGTTTTCAAAAATTGATAAATGCGTATGGTAATTCAGGCTTTGAAATTACAAGAGGACAGTCTATTTACCAGAATGTTCCGCCATGGCATTTGACGGGTTTAAGCCTCAGTATTAATTTTCCGTTATCGTATGGCGTAAAAATCTGTATAGATCCTCGTTTTGATCAGTATTTATTTGTCAAAAATGTTCTGAAATTTAAACCTGAATATATACTTACCAGTGCAATAATGTATCAGGGCTTTACACTTGAAAAAAGTCTGAAAAAACTGAAAGGAAAATCTTTAAGTTTCTTAAAATATCCTTTTAGTGGAGGAGAAGTTCTAACAGCAAAAGATGTTGAGCAGATTGAGTCTGTTCTTAAAACTCATGGCTGTAAGGCTCGTATGTTAAGTGGATATGGACAATGTGAGAGTGGAACTACAGTAACAACTGATATAACAAATTATAAATTTTCTAACAGTGCATCAGGCATTCCTTTACGTGATATCGCAATCATAGGAGTCTTTGATGAAAATCATAAAGAATTAAAGTACAAAGAGCGCGGAAACATAATGGTAAAATCGGAAGTTTGCATGCTCGAGTATCTGAATAACAAAGAAGCAACAGAAGACTATTTTTATATTGATGAAAATGGAGAAAAATGGTGTAAGACTGGAGATATTGGGTATATAAATCCAGATGGAAGTCTTGTTGTTCAGGGACGAAAAAGTGATTGTTCTGTGATAAATGGAAAGACTGTTTATAATTTTGATATAGAAGCTGCCGTGCAGACATCCCCACATGTAAAAATTTGTGAAGTTCAGACACATCCGGAAAATCCTAATGAATTAGTAGCTCATATTGTCTGGGAAAATGAAGTCGCTGAAATTATAAATAATAATCCTGAAAAAGAAATTGAATATTTGAGGGAACTGCAAAGCAGCCTAAAGAATCTTCTTGTTCTTCCTGATGCAGTTCCTCATTTATTCTGTTCCTGGCTTTCATTTCCTATTGCTACTTCCGGAAAACGAGATATTGCCTTTATAAAGAAGTCAATTGATAATATTCGGGAATTGAAATAA
- a CDS encoding BspA family leucine-rich repeat surface protein, with translation MKNYFKNFAALALSVLLVAGITACNNEIESGNINKASKSQIILDNDFVTIRMVNNEARAITEQIPYTKEDWAYSTTEVIYDGVSATTEFYSKNSSINVECKKEGEYTFKSTAYKADKETIIATSDPVIKNVTFANGDFDLTITYTNFESYEVTAGVTVTIENKWEKETAILSKNWFNNKNAPSKSSVKSISFIKKAYTGPFTKTWSGGENVTVYYNSNDGSIVVSAAGLTIFAPKDCSGFFNAFQCVESIDLKNFDTSNVTSMRRMFGSSNGLSCVNLTTLDVSNFDTYNVTDMSEMFHNCVNLTPLDVSNFDTSNVTNMCRMFYNCYDIRTLDLRNFDTSNVTNMVEMFTSCRNLDSLDLSNFDTSNVTYMSQMFSQCGIASLDLSNFDTSKVSNMYGMFFDCRNLASLDVSNFDTSNVTDMSYMFCQCDKLASLDVSNFDTSKVTSMDGMFSGCSGLTTLDLSNFNTSNVTNMSSMFNNCSKLANLDLSNFDTSNVTNMANMFTHCCDLKTLDVSTFDTSKVTDMSYMFYNCHNLKTLDLRNFDTSSVTRKDSMFYLFVNTLKVIYTPATWTLGTDWPSGITFTTK, from the coding sequence ATGAAAAACTATTTCAAAAATTTCGCCGCACTTGCCCTAAGTGTTTTGCTGGTTGCCGGAATTACAGCTTGTAATAATGAGATTGAATCAGGCAATATCAACAAAGCCTCAAAAAGTCAGATAATCCTCGACAACGACTTTGTTACCATCAGAATGGTAAATAATGAAGCCCGCGCCATAACAGAGCAGATTCCTTATACAAAAGAGGACTGGGCCTACAGCACTACAGAAGTTATCTATGACGGAGTTAGTGCCACAACCGAGTTTTACAGCAAAAACTCAAGCATTAATGTAGAATGTAAAAAAGAAGGCGAATACACCTTTAAGTCTACAGCCTACAAGGCAGATAAAGAGACTATTATTGCCACCTCTGATCCAGTAATTAAAAATGTTACCTTTGCCAATGGCGATTTTGATTTGACCATAACCTATACAAATTTCGAAAGTTACGAAGTTACAGCAGGCGTAACAGTAACAATAGAAAACAAGTGGGAGAAAGAAACTGCAATTTTATCTAAAAACTGGTTTAATAACAAAAATGCACCTTCAAAATCGAGTGTAAAGTCTATCAGTTTTATCAAAAAAGCTTATACAGGTCCCTTTACCAAAACATGGTCTGGAGGAGAAAACGTTACAGTTTATTATAATTCAAATGATGGAAGTATAGTTGTTTCTGCTGCAGGTCTTACTATTTTTGCGCCAAAAGATTGTTCAGGATTTTTTAATGCTTTTCAATGCGTAGAATCTATAGATTTGAAAAATTTTGATACTTCTAATGTTACTAGTATGAGAAGAATGTTCGGTTCATCTAATGGTTTGAGTTGCGTAAATCTTACAACTCTTGATGTAAGCAATTTTGATACTTATAATGTTACTGACATGAGCGAAATGTTCCATAACTGCGTAAATCTTACACCCCTTGATGTAAGCAACTTTGATACTTCTAATGTTACCAATATGTGTCGTATGTTCTATAACTGTTATGATATTAGAACTCTTGATTTAAGAAATTTTGATACTTCTAATGTTACCAATATGGTCGAAATGTTTACCTCTTGTCGAAATCTTGATAGTCTTGACTTAAGTAATTTTGATACCTCTAATGTTACCTATATGTCCCAAATGTTTAGCCAATGTGGTATTGCTAGTCTTGACTTAAGTAATTTTGATACTTCAAAAGTTAGCAATATGTACGGCATGTTTTTCGATTGTCGAAATCTTGCAAGTCTTGACGTAAGTAATTTTGATACTTCTAATGTTACCGATATGTCCTACATGTTTTGCCAATGTGATAAACTTGCTAGTCTTGACGTAAGTAATTTTGACACCTCAAAGGTTACTAGTATGGATGGTATGTTTTCCGGTTGCTCAGGACTTACTACTCTTGACTTAAGTAATTTTAATACTTCTAATGTTACCAATATGTCCAGCATGTTTAACAATTGTAGTAAACTTGCTAATCTTGACTTAAGTAATTTTGACACTTCTAATGTTACCAATATGGCCAACATGTTCACGCATTGTTGTGATTTAAAAACTCTTGACGTAAGCACTTTTGACACTTCAAAAGTTACCGATATGAGTTATATGTTCTATAACTGTCATAATCTTAAAACTCTTGATTTAAGAAATTTTGATACTTCTAGTGTTACACGTAAAGATTCGATGTTTTATTTGTTCGTTAATACCTTAAAAGTAATTTACACCCCAGCCACTTGGACATTAGGCACAGACTGGCCATCAGGAATTACTTTTACAACAAAATAG
- a CDS encoding rhomboid family intramembrane serine protease translates to MSKKKFKINLKVSYDAPVTLSFVIICAVLFLLNSFAIKNGSMEKILASPTTQAGVLPFIVKQPLSYIRLLLYIFGAGDGSVLITNLILIMLLGPAMEERYGSVIIGIMIFVSALFAGVLNACFCVESLQGAVPVVCMMIFLNAFMSFSKKTFPLSFAAVIILFIFLEIFTGAGAVKIIICIAGGLCGSLFAFLTSPKVKASKKTSGGLLSRAEKIAYAEEIDSQSPRNKKNKTPSYDDDETTVVGTLKF, encoded by the coding sequence ATGAGTAAAAAGAAGTTTAAAATAAATCTTAAAGTTTCGTATGATGCTCCGGTTACTCTTTCCTTTGTAATAATCTGTGCAGTTCTCTTTCTATTAAATAGTTTTGCAATAAAAAACGGCTCAATGGAAAAGATTCTGGCGTCTCCGACAACTCAGGCTGGAGTGCTGCCCTTTATTGTAAAACAACCTTTATCGTATATTCGTCTTCTATTATATATCTTTGGAGCAGGAGACGGCTCTGTCCTTATTACCAATCTGATTCTTATAATGCTTCTGGGACCAGCAATGGAAGAGCGTTATGGTTCTGTAATTATAGGAATTATGATTTTTGTGTCGGCTTTATTTGCCGGAGTTTTGAATGCCTGCTTCTGTGTAGAAAGCCTTCAAGGTGCTGTTCCAGTTGTCTGCATGATGATTTTTCTGAATGCCTTTATGTCCTTTTCCAAAAAGACTTTTCCTCTTTCTTTTGCTGCAGTAATAATTCTATTTATTTTTCTTGAAATTTTTACTGGGGCGGGTGCTGTAAAAATTATCATCTGTATTGCCGGAGGGTTGTGCGGCAGTCTTTTTGCATTCCTTACATCTCCTAAAGTTAAAGCTTCGAAAAAGACTTCGGGTGGTCTTTTAAGTCGTGCTGAAAAAATAGCCTACGCTGAAGAAATCGACAGTCAGAGTCCTAGAAATAAAAAGAATAAAACTCCTTCTTATGATGATGACGAAACTACAGTAGTCGGAACCTTAAAATTTTAA